A portion of the Acidobacteriota bacterium genome contains these proteins:
- a CDS encoding glycosyltransferase produces MRSPFPSSPLPLTFGFLDFAAGGAQQLILTACRHLDRTRFEPHLLCLRGGGRWTARAQQQGLAVSELHRLERPWDFPAVGRAQRHLAARGTGILHTPLYSRASPYLRLAARRARVPLIVAHEFGRPEGTPWKRRWADAWLASGTRFLATSEFHRHELLARGVPAGVVDVVYSGIDLEPYDAAPTSGLRRQLSIGHRPLILVPARLHPMKGHRDLLAAYALLRHAVPGATLVLAGEGPAEEALRQEVEERGLTGEVFLLGHREDMPALLAAADIVCLPSHREGLPAALLEAFAAGKPVVATDVGGVPEALTDGAEGHLVPPKDPAALGRALVHLLRHEETRRAMGAAGRRTVEQRFQAADTTRALEDCYLRWLAEGTEHGAA; encoded by the coding sequence ATGAGAAGCCCTTTCCCGAGTTCACCCTTGCCGTTGACCTTTGGATTTCTGGATTTCGCCGCCGGAGGCGCGCAACAACTCATCCTCACGGCCTGCCGCCATCTCGATCGAACGCGCTTCGAGCCGCACCTCCTGTGCCTGCGGGGTGGCGGCCGCTGGACGGCCCGGGCACAGCAGCAGGGCTTGGCGGTCAGCGAACTGCATCGCCTGGAAAGACCCTGGGACTTCCCCGCCGTCGGCCGCGCCCAGCGGCACCTGGCGGCGCGGGGAACCGGGATTCTCCACACTCCGCTCTACAGCCGAGCCAGTCCCTACCTGCGACTGGCGGCGCGCCGCGCTCGGGTGCCGCTGATCGTGGCCCACGAGTTCGGTCGGCCGGAAGGCACGCCCTGGAAACGGCGGTGGGCCGACGCCTGGCTCGCCAGCGGTACCCGATTCCTCGCCACTTCGGAGTTCCACCGCCACGAGCTGCTCGCCCGAGGGGTGCCTGCCGGCGTCGTGGACGTGGTGTACAGCGGAATCGACCTCGAGCCCTACGACGCCGCGCCGACTTCGGGCCTCCGGCGGCAGCTCAGCATCGGCCATCGTCCGTTGATTCTCGTTCCCGCTCGCTTGCATCCGATGAAGGGTCACCGCGACCTGCTGGCGGCCTACGCGTTACTCCGTCATGCGGTGCCCGGCGCCACCCTCGTCCTGGCCGGCGAGGGGCCGGCGGAAGAAGCCCTCCGGCAGGAGGTCGAGGAAAGAGGCCTCACCGGCGAAGTCTTCCTGCTCGGCCATCGGGAAGACATGCCGGCGCTGCTGGCGGCAGCCGATATCGTCTGTCTACCCTCCCACCGGGAAGGACTACCGGCCGCCCTGCTCGAAGCCTTCGCGGCGGGCAAACCGGTCGTCGCCACGGACGTGGGCGGAGTGCCCGAAGCCCTGACCGACGGCGCCGAAGGACACCTCGTACCGCCGAAGGATCCGGCGGCCCTCGGCCGCGCCCTCGTCCACCTGCTCCGCCACGAGGAGACCCGCCGGGCGATGGGGGCCGCCGGCCGGCGGACGGTAGAGCAACGCTTTCAAGCGGCGGATACCACCCGCGCCCTCGAAGACTGCTACCTGCGCTGGCTCGCCGAAGGAACGGAGCACGGCGCG